TAAGTAACTCATATATctaatctttaacctccttcaaaactctTCTGATAATATTATCTGGCTCAAAAGTCTTATCGTTTTTAACACTTCCCAATTATTTTTGTAGCCAGCTTAAacttaatgcagtcatcttgtaTGATCTCTATTCTATTTATCAACTGATGAAGATGTGTAATATTGTAAACATTTCCTGtagatattttgatttatttcagcCAAATTTTGTAATTTGATACCTCATAATTTCAGTTATTGGCAGTCTGGGCATAGACAAATTGGCGACTCAAAATTCTAGGTTAAATTAAATATCTACGTTTGTAACATATCATATCAGTTTTCTATTCCAAGTCTATAATGTGTCTTCTCTTTCGTGTCATATTTCCCACGTTGTAATCTAAACacacttgtttataaatatttatttcgagTCTTAATATACACTTCAATCTTATATTAGCATAAATtctattaagtatttttaaaagagTTTCTTACTTTGAGGTGATATATTCTCTGAATatgttaaagttaaataaattattgagaaGTGAAACAGTTTTTTCACTTTTGAATTTAAGATTGTTCAAACGGTAGTTTATTAATTATGCAATCTAGTGCGTTACTTTGTTAACgctaaaatctataaaaataatgtgttagtatgtgtttttattggagcaaagctacatcgggctgtctgctgagtccaccgagggaaatcgaacccctgattttagagttataaatctgaagacttaccgctgtcccgtataaaaataaaactatttccaaAAGTCTTTTGTTGCTATAATATCCAATATctatatatacaataaatttacTACATCATTGTTTAGGGAACGGAAActacatttaaagtattttaaaaaaataatttcgaaatacaacaaaaattatttacaatgttaattttaaaggaaatatATGCCCATTGATTTTTAGTTCTGCTCGATTTGATTTTATGATGAAATGTTCGAAGTCTcgtaaaattattagttttgtcTTTCAAAAACCAAAACGAAAAACAGTGCTCTTTGATAAATTTTCTTAACACCGTAGTATGTGTTTGAAGAGGAGGTTTTAAGTAGAAACGTCCCATAATTCTTTAATTGTTGGGTTTATGTGGTGTCATTTCCTGTGTACCCTCGTTTGGCTGTGCTTAATGATGCACTACGCACTTACACAGCATCCAGAAAACTTGTCTTCACAGCTGAAGTAATCTTGCTTCCTTCAGGTTTGAATACATTGTTTAGTGATGAAATTAGATTTTTTCTGAGTATAAATTTCGGAAATCATGATCTATGCTACAAAGGATTATAATTTTCATCTGGTCATTAGTTGATACGATCGAATAGATAGTGTGACTGTGAGATCATGGTTAGCCCAGTCACTCGTTAATATGTTTCTCTATTCTTATGAAAAATGTATACTTtcactattttcaaataaatgtagAATGTAGATAGTTTTTATGGTGTAAATTTGAGtgtgatatatattttgatagttttatacAGCTTTCTTTAAGAAAAcctgtgaaaaatattaattcatcgAACAAATGCCAGTACATGTATTTTCTTGCATAAAGAACTTGAAAAAATCAAAACGTTATTAACTAAAATAACCTTTAAAtagtattataaattacatattttgtaaatatatataaataactaaactgGAAAAGtactaaacataaaattactttagtACACCATGTACAGCTTGAAAAGGACAATAGTTGTTTTATCGAGATTGTCCATAAATTAAATTAAGTTGTATCTTTAAATCTGAATGTAGATCGAGCATATGTAATCCAAACTTCAAATTATTATCTTAGCTTATATGTCCTTTAGGTTATATTGGATTCACTACTAGATACAAACTACTAGGTTGCAAACAAGACCGAACATATTTGAAATAACCTTCAACTGTTTTCAGCCAATACAACCACGCTCTAAATGATGATTCAAAGtccacataaaacaaatattgagaaggtttgttttgtttttgtttttgaatttcgcacaaagctactcgagggctatctctgctagccgtccctaatttagcagtgtaagactagagggaaggcatctactcattaccatccaccgccaactcttgggttactcttttactaccgaatagtgggattgaccgtcacattataatgcccccacagctgaaagggcgagcatgtttaatgcgacggggatgcgaatccgcgaccctcacattacgagtcgcacgccttaacacgtttggccataccgggctctATTGAAAACGAAATGAACATAGAGGAAAGTCTATTGGTCAACATAAttgaaaacgtttattataaattacaaataaattttgttcgtttgttactaaacgtaaagctacacaatgagctaactgtTCTCTGCCTATCACAGGTACCATAATACAACGTTTTTACACACTCAGCCTTATTGCTGCGAGCCACAGGGGGAACTACAAATCGCAATCTTGTAGGAATTAATTCTATATATGTATGGTTTTCAACTGGCTATGatgaattgaaaatatatttttatatatatattgatgtaagACAACggatatttttcatttatcaaatcaTTTATACTTAACATATATTTCCAAGAAcatgatatttctaattttgctGCCAACCCCTCAGTGGCAAAGCGATGTGCCTGCgaactaacaacgctagaaaatggatttcgatacctgtggtgggcagaactgCTTAAGGAACCGCAAATTTTGGAACATAAGTATTTCGCTAAAATATGGTATACGTTTGAATAACTTTGTAACTTTTCTCGTTTTCTTTAAATATCGCCAACATATTAGTTGCCTCCCTTgtatgtaattgaaaaaaatacaaaaaacacccataaaaccTGCAAAACGCAAAATATAAAACCGCAAAACTGCAAATATATCTTCATAGATCCAACAAATATTCATggtaaatttggtgaagattcattgACAGGCGGCGGAGCTGTGGAAAAAAAGACCTTAGAAACTGCAAACcacaaaacttaaattttatatacatatctcCCAATGAACCTGCGTGCCATTTCTGAAAAAGATCATttcacaccctgcgaagtagttacatgaacatacaacatatagtactattatacttatatagatgTGTAGAATACCATATAGTTATACGGGTGGATTAATATTAGTTGAAACGATGATTTCTTAAGGGCAATAATTTCATGCAAGACAGTGAAAACCAATATCGGAAATATGATATTATCCAGAGCAACAtagttgaaaaaattaaataaaccaccaaaaagaatgatattatttttgtaataatagtttaacaccaaaaatatattattctttatccaGTATCTAATTGAGTGTAATATAGTTGGAGAAGGGTAATATAGAGTAATATAGAGTGTAAAATAGTTAGACAAGAGTAACATCAGAAAATACAttgtttaagtaataatttagAGAATGTAACTAATATGTAAAGAATGATAAGAGAAACTTTAAGTTTCTTTGTAACAATCTCATGTTATCTCACTGTAAATTGAAATATAGTGCTGGATATAACTCAGAAACTTTGACATTTCTATTAAATTCtaacattttaagtataattgCCACAAGACATTTGTATTAGGGCTATTacgtttttaaacactacattcctAATCTTGTCACTCAGGGGTTTTCAAAGGTTGGAAGATTGTAGAATAAAGGTATTTAAGccacactatatttgtcatatccattgcCGGTGACGCATTTAGCGTGAGCCAGAGCTATTCAACCTGCTGAGATACAAAAAGTACAACAATTATGAGAACGCTACTTATATACACCATTTGATACAACGGCAATTGTTATGGTGTGTAAACCTTTTATGCTCCCGCGaagaataattacaattatacttattataaaatattggtaTTAAGGACTATTACACTTCTAAATTGTAGCATTGTTGTTTTATGTTACTGCTATTTagcataaaattatttgttttggcTTGACACTTACAAATTGTATCGGTGCTGAAtgtcttacaaaacaaaaaatagaggGCGTCAAAATACTAATACTACACTTAATGtgtactttatgtttgtttgtttgtttagaattaagcacaaagctactcaatgggctatctgtgctctgcccaccacgggtatcgaaacccggtttttagtgggtaagtccgcagacataccactgtgccactggggggcgtgtactttttgtaacaaatatgaatttaatcttttaaacatttatttgttttcgttTCTTCTTCAGattgaaaaacattattaagatattttttacacCAATCTTGAGAAAATATATGGTGATATTCAAAATGTATCACTTTATTTCTGGTATGAACAATTACAAactataaactgttttttaaGACATGTATTTTgcacaatgaataaaaaacatgATTACTCAAGCTTGATATTAAATCTTTTTATTACCTCAAATCTCTCGTAACTTAAAAGCACAAGtctctttatttgtattttatttataatttgcatAGAAATATCTATCTACAAGTCATGGAATCCAAagcaaaataacataaaattaagagtTTTAAGAACAACATGAGGCATAAGGATCGAAGTCCAAAATTCCTGATAGCCCTGTAAAAAGGGAAAGACATATAGTaagaaaaaaatcatgaaataacCTTTTATAACTCTGTTTAGTTCCAGAAAGAGCTGATGTTCATTTTCATTGTGATTTTACACAATAGACAACTAATTTTAGCATAATTATAAACGATAAAATAGATTTTTACGACatactataataatacaaaagaaataaagagatattaaattagatttcttttttaattttatactttaattcaatgaaaaattaataacaggGCAAATACTACCACCCTAAACCCCCACTCTCGCATACCATAACTAgctaaactaaataatttttttttagaaattaagcTTGACTAACAATGAGGCAAAAAATCCAGTCGAGGATGTAAGACgtcggtaaattcctttgtgagccaatcacaATGAATAACATTAGTGGCATATTCATAGAATAAATATCGGTAAAATCAGTTATATTAATAACGTCTAATATACAAAAAAGCCAGTGTGTTTTGGGAGCATTGTATTCCAACAAAGCCTTTCATGTTATGCGATAAAtgtataatctaatattgttcTTATTCTATGTAATGAAAgcataaaattaaacacaaacaacaaaactggaaacatATATTTACCGACTTCTTAACTCAGAGTTTCGGTTGATTAAAGAAGTGTTAACAACTTTTTTGATATAACAGAAGATAGcgtaattcagaaacgatttaagtttaaaattgaatctaATTATTCACTGCTTGATACATTTTATGCACTTGGACCTAGGCTAGGTAATCCCAACCAACGtgtttactttaggcttattataccaatacttttttgtttgttttgaattttgcacaaagctacgcgagagctatctgcgctagccgtcaataatttagcagtgtaagactagagggagggtagctagtcttcaccatccaccgccagctcttggggtactcttttaccaacgaatagtgggattgaacatcacgttataatgcccctacggctgaaagggcgagcatgtttggtgtgatggggattcgaacccgcgaccctcagattacaaatcgcgttccttaaccacctggccatgctgggccttataaCAATACTTACTACACTTATAAAGTTTCACGGTACACACACTTATCTCGACCCCTTTACATCACCGTCAGTAAAACTGTAGTGCGCagacagtaatcaaactattttatctggataaatgcattttggcttttatgactccttcTATTTCGGCCCTCATGTGGCAAATctaaaaccgaatttcgatacccttTGTATAGATTTATGCTTAATACCAAACAAGAACAGCCTACTATTTCGAGAAAATCGAGCATGACGTGACGTGAAACACACTAGCTTTTATGCAGGTTAGATGaatgattaagtttgtttgttttttagtttcgaTTCCTTatacttatttattgttttatttgttacatgtTTCTGTGATGATTAGAATGTTGTTAACGTTTTAAGGATCTCAAATgaaacctaaaaataataatttgtatctGTCTTTTATAGTtctttttaacaataatatattttgtttgtctgACTTTCTACTCACCTGAAACTTTCAGTTCGATTGAATAGTTTCTTCTTTACAGGCTGTTAACCGCAACATGTCTTTCTCTATCCGCCTCTTCCGTATCCACCTCCATATCCAAAGCCAAAACCTCCTCCAGAACCATAACCTACCCCAAAACCATAACCTCCACCATAACCACCACCATAGCCTCTTCCAAAACCTCCTCCTCTTCCTCCGCCAAATCCATAACCTCCACCATATCCATAACCTCTTCCACTACCTCTTCCTATATAGGGTATTAATCCGCCATAGCCATTATAACCTCCATAACCACCCTCAGCTTCACCTTCACGCCCATTGAACACATTGCTGTAACCTTTTTCACTGAGGCCCTGTCTAACGTAACCTCCTACAGGCTCAGCAAGAACATTGTGTTTGTAAACTGTAGTTGCCAATAGAAGACTTAATATAATTAGcacctaaaataaaaatttaaatgttagaTTCATATAATTTTCTACTGCTAAATTGAacatgaataacaaaaataattaattacttgtctaaaaacgaaataataattttttgtgtaaaCAACCATAAACGTTTTCACGCATTTTCTGGCTTCCAAATGGAGAATGGATAGGGTACGtctaattaatgttatatttgatGCTGTAACTGAATAAAGTTCTTATCTATAATTTTTTCGACCTACTAACATACAAAAAGTTTAACCTGTGTTTTGTTTGGTGTTgctaataattaaaacactttaaccGTTTTGTTTGATCCTGCTACAAGTTAAAAGTTTGTCTTTGTTTGATTTATCATGGTTCAAACCGATTTCGTAGGTTTTTTTCTCTCACAAATAATCTTgaattaaaatgaagtaaaattatagtataaaacATGAATTGAATGGACGTATTTCatgattaaagttttatttgtgccATCGCTTTCTTTCttttccgcagacataccactgatagaggaaatatatgtattttagtttaagcaatattttaaatcaatatcGTTTTATTACAACAATTAGTATCAACCAATTAAGTGTGTACACTTACCTCCGTTTTCATCTTAACAGTATGAAAAGGCTTATGGAGAAGTTTTCTGCTGTGATTTTCTTGCCTCTCGTGTTTAAATTTCACAGaccatttaatataatatatatatatatgtaggtgacaaaacaacaacataagaaaggatgaaatatcaaattttatgacCCAAGAAATGActcaatttcttttataaaaatgaaaagtatacAACTCTAAAAAGTGGTTTCCCTGTTTATTCTGGCAAAAGAGAACATCACATGACTGACTAAAATTGGAAGGCGCTAGTGTTTCTGAAGCACTCGTCAAGTTATAGTAAAAAAAGTCATTGATctgcaaaataaagaaattaaccatatcgtttactttgttatattattgttgtttcctTCATATAGTTTTCAAGGTTAACTGTAGGGTAATTACTACTgccttttaaaacatattaaatcaGATTCTAACCCTCTACCTGACAATAGCAACAAGAAACAGACATTctatattatgatataaaaagTGAAAAGAGAAATATATCCTAGTTGTAGAATAACAACGGAAATTCCCAGCaactctgaaaaaaacaacatcattatTTCCAAAAATTGAGCAACTTCGGCCGTTTGAGAGAAAtcaatctttttttcttctttttttttctgaaaacctCTCTCGTGTGGTTAGTTTTCTGATTTCAAACGATGATCGCCTCGCTGCTTATGGTTTCCTATTAATTAATACGAACCACTACTTATGAAGAAGTATAATCCTATAATTATTGTCACAGGACTGGGTTTTCCCATTTGCAGCTTTAAACGAGAAGCCAAGTacaatgttatagtttgtttgtcTATCCTTGTACTTTTGAAGGGCACAACTGActgaaactgaattaaatatGTAATGCAAATCAAACTGCAAAGAAGGTAAGTTAGTTAAATAACTAAATCTTGTAATTTAATATCTCATGCGTCTCAAAAAGTCTTTTAGTTTCATATACGACTATAAATTCCTATACTTATACAATTTATACAGCTCTAAAGTTTAACttcgaaaatatttcattaatagactagcgtacagaaaaaaaatagtaaCTAGCTATAAATGAGCAAAGTTCAATGAtgttacaacttaaaattattcCAGTTTAGAACAATCGTTTTAATAGCTGTTTATGCCAAACAACATACATGATGTTTTAATTCATTAACGTATATTATATTATCCTCTTCCACTTTTATATTTCAGGGAAAATTCCGATTCCGTTTACTATGTTAAACTGTAAAAATCTGATATTGTGAAAACAGCTTTCAGGTTAATGATGTAGCTACTTGTGTTATAATCATTTATCTGATATTACGTATTACGCAACATAATTTTTCCTTTATTTCCTCTCTAATAAAGAAAGTAAGATCACATCATGAAGATGTAGATTACACAAGTATTACTGTGAGAAATACGGTTTTACTTAATACATATTAATTGCCACAATGTTTGCATCTGCAGATATAAAGGTTTGCAGAGAGAACGCGAAACATGTCGCAATATGTTCAATTGCAGAAAGAATTATATTActgatataaatgtgtttttcaattttttgtgtgtaaaaaacGACAAAAAAGTATTGTCACAAGTAGCGAATTACGTAGCTTATCTAGAACAGACAATCACAAATATTAACAAGTCATAGTTTCCATAACTTGGTGAGGATATGTGAAGCATTACTAAGTATCTCACAATCAGTAGATTCCTTAATAAACAGTACACAGCTTcacaattttacaataaaaatgtgtgtttgtgtgtaattaattagagcaaatccacattgcgctatctgctgagtcaaccaaggggaatcgaattcccgattttagcgttgttaatccgaaGACTGACAGTTGTACGAGCGGTGTACtacattgaaagaaaaacaactataATAAATTACCTAAGCCTATGTTAAGCATCTCAGAAACCTTGTTACTTTTGGCAAGTAGATAATTTTACTCgcttaacataaaatattccggaattattataattatatggaCATCATAAATCAATGCTGACAGGTTTTGCCTCGTTAAAGATACTTCTATCTGATGATACTTCATAATTCactttgttttcttaaagttAACTCAAAAGATATATCTGCGCTTTATAATATCTGTATAATACAGGAACATTTCTTCAACCATGGTCAGtttgtattgataaaataatattaatctgGTTTCGATTACCAAGGGATCTGTAGTGGACTTAAACACGTGTTTCTTCCCACTTTTAAAACGTGGAGTTGTTTAAGAATTTATAATTATAGAACTTAACAGTTTGTACTGTGTAGGTGggctttattttttgtttgtttaaactcaaagctacaaaatgattTATCTAATGTGAGAGCCCGTCACAGCGATCGAGTCCTCACCTTATAGAGTTTACCTCTGAACAGTCAGACAATATATATTTTCCGTGAACGTTCGCGAGCCAATGTTTCTTTCGTAACACTTCATAAAAattgaatttctgttttttcATATGCGTTATAAAATTGACAATTTGTTTCAGCACGGTGAAAtcgtaaataatataaattatatttattaatgaaaaatataagtttgatgtttttaagCTATATTAACAAACTGAACAACTTGTTCTATGTGTGATAAATTAGCTCTTATTACCAAGAAAATAATGTGTCTCCAAATAAATATCCATATTATCTCCAGTCTgaaaattattgatttaaattCGTATTCAAAATAGATGATTCGTAGCGTTAGTGGGTATACACATAAGAAAGGCATATTACAATTATGCATTTTGTTTAAAGGATTAAATAAAGCAGTgcaaaaatacttaaattaattggaaaaagtagaaatattaatCCTTACTGTATTTAAGAACAACTAAAACCATTGTACTGTATGGATTATCAATAATAATTTCCCTTATTTATCTGCCTCCAGCATAAAATACGACACATTCTGTCacctaaacaattaaaactgttaatCAGCTAAAAATATAGgttgtttaatatcataataGAAAACAATCGAAAAATGAGCTTTGTTCGACAGTTAGTTTGCACAATGCTTGGTTTAACATATAGATTTAAAACTCAATTATTTTAAGCTAGCCCAACCTCTTAAGGTATTGTTAACACTAAGACTGGAAATGTCGTTAACAGCAAAACTTCCCATTTCAACACATTTTAGTCCTTATGTTTAATACTTCTCACGGTCTATACCATCATGTTCCCTTTGACTAGCACGATTCAGTTATGAGTCACgttttcagttttgaattatAGTTTCAGCTTCCCTTTAATCAGAAGTTCTTAGTACCTGCTTAATGGCTAGACAACCAG
This genomic window from Tachypleus tridentatus isolate NWPU-2018 chromosome 10, ASM421037v1, whole genome shotgun sequence contains:
- the LOC143228103 gene encoding uncharacterized protein LOC143228103, with the translated sequence MLLFCHLHIYIYYIKWSVKFKHERQENHSRKLLHKPFHTVKMKTEVLIILSLLLATTVYKHNVLAEPVGGYVRQGLSEKGYSNVFNGREGEAEGGYGGYNGYGGLIPYIGRGSGRGYGYGGGYGFGGGRGGGFGRGYGGGYGGGYGFGVGYGSGGGFGFGYGGGYGRGG